The window TGGCAAGATCCTGTACAGCCAGTGTGGGGACGTGATGAGGGCCCTGGGCCAGAACCCCACCAACGCCGAGGTGCTCAAGGTCCTGGGGAACCCCAAGAGCGATGGTGAGGGTCCTCAGGAACTATTCCTCAGTGTGGTAATGGGCCTACAGTTCTTTAGCTAAGAGCTTCCCTTTATCTTCATGGGCCCAGACCTCAAGCACATTTGTCTCAACTAGCAAATCCCACAGATTACTCCTGCTTTCAGTGGGAGCCCCCTGCCCCCGTGGGAGCCCTGTAGTCTCCTCAGTCCTGAGGACCCGGGTGactttccttccccctcctttATGGCAGAGATGAATGTGAAGGTGCTGGACTTTGAACACTTCCTGCCCATGCTGCAGACTGTGGCCAAGAACAAGGACCAGGGCACCTATGAGGACTACGTCGAAGGCCTTCGGGTGTTTGACAAGGAAGGGAATGGCACCGTCATGGGTGCTGAAATCCGGCACGTTCTTGTCACGCTGGGTAAGGCTCTGCCCTTGCTCCTTTGAGCTGAGGTGCCACCTGACACACACTTGCCACCCAGATCCCagaatgcttttctttccttctgcaggTGAGAAGATGACGGAGGAAGAAGTAGAGATGCTGGTGGCGGGGCATGAGGACAGCAATGGTTGTATCAACTATGAAGGTGAGGGACTTGGGGCTCTCGTGGAGGAAGCGGTTGTACAGGCAGCTCTTGCCCAAGTGTTTGGGGCTCCGGAGGCAAagggcagggcctggcccagCCCGGGAGCGGGAGGCCATGGGGGTATATGACAGGAAAGAAAAGGGTAATGTGTGAAGGGTGGGGAAGGAACGGGAAGTAAAATAAAGGGAATGTCTGTTCCCCCACCACCTGAACCCTTCACCCCATGTCTGTGTCTTGTCTTCACCATGAGTGTCTCTTCCTTCCTGCAGCGTTTGTGAGGCATATCCTGTCGGGGTGACCGGCCCATGGGGCGGGTACggctcctcccagcctcccttctCTAGTCGCCCTCCCCAGTGTTTTTCTCCCCAACCTCTGCTCTCtagtccctgcccctcccctactaCCATCTGACTTCCTCCTAGCATGTTTCTGCATGGAGCTgactgggcaggggaggggttcctcaaagaggaaGACAGCCTGGGGGTGTGGTACCTCCTCTCCTAGAATGGGCTCTGAGGTTTTGCTTCTAGGGTCCAGGTGCCGGTGTCTGGGAACTTGCACCAGCCGGTCCCCATCTTGCTTCAGGGTGATCCTTTGGCCCTGGGGCCCAGGTGGttggcatgggggggggggtgtcgcCTGCCCCATTGTGCTGCTGTAGCAGAATagtcatttcttcttccttctgctgggcAGCTTGGAGGTACCCTAACCCAAATCTCTGTCTTCTCCTGCCAATGGCTGACAATAGCTGTAGGTGTAGTTGAGAACTTTTCTGCCTCCTGCTGTGTTCTTGCTGCTCAGGGTAGGGTGGGGGGCTAACAGCTggtgggaggggagctgggggccgAGAGAACTGGGCAGACTCAAGGTGGCTCCTCTGCAAAGCCAAGGTTGGTTTCTGCGGGCACATACCCATGCTACCTTTGTGGTCCTGTGGTCTCCTGGCCCCTGGTGGACCCCTCCCCTTGGCCCTACTCCCTGGCTCACCCCTTTCTCCGATCCACAGAGCTCGTCCGTATGGTGCTGAATGGCTGAGGACGTTCCTGGTGTGCCCGAGCCCCGTGCCTTCCCCCGTGTGAGACTGCATGTAGCCCCGAAGGCGTCCTAGGTCCTCTTGTCACAGCACCTTTGCCAGCTTGTCTCTCTTGGATATTTGCTATCAGCAGTCACCAAATAAACTTGCTCTGTGCCCTAAGTACGGTTCTGCCTTCCTTCCTGAGCAGGGTGAAGGGGAGGAAAGACCATCCATGGTCAATAGACCAGGGGTCAAAAAAGCTGGGGAAGGGCTTGGGGGATCCATCTTTGTGTCATTTAAAAAGTACTGGCCCCATTCACTGATGTTCCAGAGGCTACCGCTTGGGGGAATTAAGGAAGCCATAAATCCCTGTAGGACCAAAGGCTGGCCATCCTCGGTCTGCCTCCTTTCAGGAAGTCCGCCTAGCCCTCCCATCTGGTTAAACCCAGCCGTCCCTCTCCCAAGCACTGATGGCCTTTTGTGGGGGAAGCCCAGGGAGTGTTTAATGGAGCTA is drawn from Canis lupus baileyi chromosome 11, mCanLup2.hap1, whole genome shotgun sequence and contains these coding sequences:
- the MYL6 gene encoding myosin light polypeptide 6 isoform X1 gives rise to the protein MCDFTEDQTAEFKEAFQLFDRTGDGKILYSQCGDVMRALGQNPTNAEVLKVLGNPKSDEMNVKVLDFEHFLPMLQTVAKNKDQGTYEDYVEGLRVFDKEGNGTVMGAEIRHVLVTLGEKMTEEEVEMLVAGHEDSNGCINYEELVRMVLNG
- the MYL6 gene encoding myosin light polypeptide 6 isoform X2 yields the protein MCDFTEDQTAEFKEAFQLFDRTGDGKILYSQCGDVMRALGQNPTNAEVLKVLGNPKSDEMNVKVLDFEHFLPMLQTVAKNKDQGTYEDYVEGLRVFDKEGNGTVMGAEIRHVLVTLGEKMTEEEVEMLVAGHEDSNGCINYEAFVRHILSG